The following DNA comes from Kitasatospora sp. NBC_01287.
CTGGCCTTGCTGGCCGTCGGGTTCGGACTCGGGGTCGGAGCCGGGGGACGGCGCGTCGAACTCCTCGTCATCGTCGTCGTGCTGGCCGCCGGCGTGCAGCAGCAGGCCTGCTGTTATGACGGTCACCACGGTCACCGCGCCGGCGATGACCTTCTGGTGCTTCTTGACGAAGCCCCTCACGGCTGCGGTGGCTGACCTGGGATGGTCGTCTTCGGTGGTCTCGATATCGGTCACGCGCACAGGGATACCGGACTCGCGGCTCAGCTGTCAGGCAATCGGCCGATATCGTCCGGTCAGCTCCGGCGGCCTGCCCGTGGTGAGAGGCGGAGATCCGGCGTTGCGGCGCGGGTGCTGCCGCGGACGGCCCTCTGCCGGGCGTCTACGCTGTTGTGCGGCGCGGGGGCCCGGTTGTCTGGGAGGGCAGCGCATGTGGGCCTGCGCGAGTTGATCATTGATGCCTGGTCGTGGCTGAATATACAAGCCCATCATGTCCCAACCGGTTCGATCCAGGGTTGGCCCGATGGTGACCTGACTCGCCGGCATGGACTCCCCGGACCGGATGGACGCCGCGTTGCATGGCCTGACCGAACTGGGTGACCCCGACCAGGTGTCCATCCTGGCCGGGAGCCTGGATGACGGTCGCCTCGACGGGAGGCGCTGATCTGCATCCGTGCAAGTGTGCCCGTAGGTAGCCCTGGAGCTACCTACGGGCACACCCGGAATTCTGCACTGAGGGCAGCTGCAGTCGGGGGCTCCGAGGCAGAGCCTAGATTATGACGTTGTGTCAGCTTCGTCCTCGGTGCGGAGAACTGCGAAGTCGCTGTGCAGATAGACGTCGCTGCGTCCCTGGTGCCGCCTAATCAAGGTGCCGGCACTGAGCGACTGCCTGAGCCACTGGTCCTCACCACGCCATCCGAGCTTGGCAAGGAGGGGGGACAACGCTTCCCTGGACAGGCCAGCTGCGCCTGCCTCACGTAGGGCATCGAGGATCTGGCCCTGGGCACGCTGCTGAGACAGCTGGCTGGCGTTCGGCATGTCCCGTACGCGGACTGCGGCCTCACCCAGTTCTATCCCATTCTTGGCTGCCCAACCTGCGATGTAGTCCTCGGCGGCGCCCTCGTCCGTGGTGCCCAGCACGTAGCCCAAGCATTCCACGAGGGCATCGTCTCGCATGGCGCTGCGTTCGTGCTCTATGTCATGGCCGTTGATGCTGCCGCCGAACTCGGCGGCAGCATGTGACTCTCGGTGCGCGTCTACGCGGAGTTGCACGGCTTGCTTGGTGATCGCCTCGGCGACGTCGGAGGGAGAAGCGAAGGTCTCGGTCATGGCGTTGACCGTACTGGAGCCGCTGTCATCCCTGATGGCCTGCCGGATGGGGCTGCCACTCCGATGGTGGGGCGGTTCGGGTGGGCGAGGACGGAGTTGAACCGTCACAGCAGAAGCGGGGGTGTTACAGACCCTTGGGCCCTCCAGTGCCCAGCTCGCCCTTGGCGGAGGAAGTGGGGGTCGAACCCACACGGGTGCTCGCGCACCCCAACGGTTTTCGGGACCGAGGCCGGCGCCACCTGTCGGCTGGCTCCTCCAGTGAACTGCGGGTGTTGCGCGGAGAGTGCGCGGATCGAACGCGCGCGGGTGTGACCCCGACTACGGCTTAGCAAGCCGCTGCCTTACCACTCGGCCAACTCTCCTGGTGCTGCGCTGCCGGACGAGGATTCGAACCCCGAGTCTCCTGATTCAGAGTCAGGCGTGCTGCCAGTTGCACCATCCGGCACTGCTGAGCGGCATGAAGAAGGGCCACCCGGACGGGGAAATCCCCCCCGTGGGCGGCCCGGCGCTTCAGCCGTTCTACCGTCCAGTGGGATATCCCTGGCTCTGCTGGGAGCTTGAGGAACGCTGATAGGACTGGCTGCTGCTCATCGTGCGTTCCTCTCTGCGGTGGTGCGGGCTGATGTGGCAACTCTGCGGCATGGCGGCCCGCTGGACAACCGAATATCTGAAGGACTTCCGAGGGAGGTAGGTCACGAGCGAACCTCCTGCGATAGGGGTAACCCAGCTCCGCGTTCGATCCTGTCGGGCGTGCCGCAGGCCGGGTCCGCACCGCGGTCCAGGCAGCGTCCAGCCTCGCGCGGTGCACGAGGTCTAGTCCACGATGGTTCGGGTGCCCTGCTATCTTCTGCATCCATGAAGATCATCGGGGAGCGGCGGGTAGCCGTGGAGGCCGCGAGCGCACTGCTGGACGTGGGTGTGGTCGTCGGTGCGGTGGTGGTGCTGTCGGACGACCCGAAGCCGCCGGCCGGGCCCGTCGAGGGCAGCCCGGAGTGGTCGCAGGCACTCGACGCGAAGATCAAGAGGTCAGCCGAGCTGGGGCGGGTGCGCCGCGACATCATCGAGGGGCGCGGCCAGGAGGCTACCGGTGTGCTGTGCGCGGTGGAGTGGGGGAAGCTCGATGAGCCGACTCGCGCCGACCTCGACCAGTACGCCTTCGCTGGGGGCTGCCGGAGGGGCTGACGCTCCGGCAGGGTGCCTTGGCTGCCCGATGTTGCGTCTAGGCTGATGGGTGGCGTGGGGCCCGGTTGCCTGGGAGGGCAGCATCTGTGGGGCTTCGCGAGCTGATCATCGACGGCTGGTCGTGGTTGAACTACAAGCCGATCATGTCCCAACCGGTCCGCAGCGGTATCGGCCCGTTCGGGGATCTGGCGGCCGGCTGGGTGCCGCCCGAGGACCTGCGGCGCCTGCAGACGTACAAGGTCCTCGCCGCGTACGACCAGAACCAGGCCGGGCAGCTGGCGTTCGCCGCCGGTGACGAGAATGGCCTGGATCGGCGGGAACTCGGCGACCCGGCGAAGCTGAACGCGGCGGCGCTGGGCTACTTCCTCGGCGCGTCGCAGCAGATCGTCGTGCCCGGCGCCGAGCGCGACCAGGGCGCGAGCGGGAACCAGCCGGCGGCGGCTGCGGCCGACATGCAGGAACGGCTACGGGAGTGGGCGCGCCGGGAACTGCTGCCGCTGCGGATGCAGCAGTGCGAGCGTTCGACGGTCCGCTCCGGCGACGGCGTCTACACCCTGGCGTGGGAACCGCAGGCCGGACGGCCGGTGCTGCGCACCCTCGACCCGGGGTTCTTCTTCCCGGAATGGGACGACGAGGTCGACGCCGCCGAGTTCCCCGAGCGGGTGCACTTCGCGTGGGAGCTGCCGGAGGACCCGCGTACGGGTCGCAAGGCGAGACTGCGGCGGATCACCTACGAGCTGGGCCCGATTGGCGCAGCGACCCGGCCGGTGCTGGCGGCGGGCAGCGCCGGGGCGCACCGGGAGTGGGCGACAGGCCCGGACGGCGCCCAGGTCCTGGAGGTCGGGGATACCTCTGACCCAGTCAGCGGGGTCATCGGCCGCGTCTACCCGTGGGCGCCGGGGCGGCCTTCACAGAGCACCTGCTACCTCACCGACGCCGAGTGGCTTCTGGAAGACCTCAAGGCCGGGCAGGACGTCTACAACCTGCCTGTGGACAAGGCGACTTACCGGGTTCGGGCGGACGGTGAAGTCCTCCAGGGCCTGGACCTGCGTATCGACTTTGTGCCGGTGGTGCACCTTACGAACTCGGTTCCGGACGCCGGGGAGCACTGGGGGCAGCCTGTGATCTCCCGGGTGATGCAGGTCCTGGACGAGATCACCGCGACGGACACGGACTCGTCGGCGGCGAGCGCGACGACCGGGCAGCCGCTGCTGGCCGTCTCCGGGGCCCGGGCGCAGAAGGACCGCACGACCGGCGCGCCTGTGCCGATCGAGGTGAAGCCGGGCACGGTGATCTCGCTGGGCGACGGCGGGTCCATGAGTGTGCTCGACACCTCGGCGCAGCTCGCGGAGCTGCGGGAGCGCACCGACCACCTCCTTGACCGCCTCGCAGGCAACAGCCGCCTGACCTCCTCCGGCCTGGGAACGTTGCAGCCGTCGCAGGTGCCGTCCGGGTACGCCCTCGCTCTGGCGCTGGGCCCGTTGGACTCCCTCGTGGGGGAGATGCGCCTCGCCCGCGCCCACAAGTACCAGCTGCTGTTCAAGTTCGCGGGCAGGTTGTTCCAGGCCGGGCGGGCAGACGGCTGGCCGGCGGGCGAGCTGCCCGCGGCTGCCCTGAGCTGGGGGCCTCACGTGCCGACTGATCGCACCGCCACCCTGGACGAGGTGGTGAAGGGCGTCGGCGCGGGGGTGTTCAGCCTGGAGACCGCGGTGCGGATGCTCGCCGCAGTCGGCTACCCGATCGAGGACGCCGCCGAGGAGGTGCGCCGGATCAGGGCGAGCGCGTTCGAGGAGGCGGCCCGGCTCGCGGACGCGACGGGGGACAACGAGGCGGTGCGCAAGTTCCTGGGGCTCGGCCCGGCCGGACCACAGCTGCCGAAGGTGCCGCTGCCCGCCGGTCGGCAGGACCCGCAGGAGTAGCCCCGTGCCGGGGCCGGGGCCAGCCAGCTGGCGCACGTCAGGCCCCGGCCCTGTTCCGGTTGCTGGCAGTAGCGGCAGGCGTAACCTCCCTGCGCCTTGGAGAGTTGCGTTGGTATGACCATCACTGGCCCCAACCTGGGCCTCGCTCGTGGTGTGCAGGCCCCTGAGGACGGGTCACCGCGCTGCCCGGTGCTGCGCGCAGCACGGCGTGCCTACTGTTGGTGGTGGAGCCTGGCTGAGCGCAACCGGTCGGGTGCGCTGGAGCGCGCTGCTAGCTGCTGGAGCATGTCGCGCACGCGCTCCCTGCTGTAGCCCCGGGTGGCCTCACCCGTAGTGGCGAGGCCCTGGGAGGCCTTCAGGGGGATCGTACGGAGGTTCTAGCAGCCTGCGGTCCTCGGTGAGGGCGACGGTCACCGCGAGGGGCCCTGGAAGGCCGCGTTCGGCTGGCCGGGTGACGCCCCCGGGGAGCGGATGGGAAGGTCCGTGGCCCAGTCCCCGGGCGCACGTCCAAGATCGCCTGCAAGCGGGGACCTACGCCCGCAGGTAGCCCCCTGTGGGGGGTAGGGGGGAAGGTACTGAAGTAGGAAAAGAACAGGTACTGAAAGGGGTTCCCGTTCGGTAACTCCAGGGTTCCCGTTGGGGAACCTGCTGGGTTCCCGTCGGGGAACCCATTCCCGTGACCGCCATGGGTTCCCGTTGGGGAACCCATCGAAGGAGCCGGGGATGGGTCGGGGGCCGACGGGGCGAGTCGCTACACTGATCATCGGCGCGGGGGCGCTGCTGCCGGAGGAATCCGATGACCGCCCCCCAGCCGAACCCGCCCGCCGCTGCGCCTTCCGCGCCGGGGGAGGGCACCACCCTCGTCACGCAGGACACCTTGGCCAAGCTCCTCGCCCGCGAGAAGTCCCAGGGCGAACGAGCCGCCATCCGCAAGCTCGTCGCGGACCTCGGCTTCACCGACGCCGCCGACCTCACCACGTGGATCCAGACGCAGCGCACCGCCGAGCAGGCCGCCCTCAGCGAGATCGAGCGCCGCGAGCAGGCCGCCGTCCAGCGCGAGCAGGCCGCGGTGCAGCGCGAGCAGCAGGCCGCCGCCCAGATCCAGGCCGCCCGCAGGCAGACCGCCCTCGCCCGACTCGGCGCAGCCGGTGCCAACCTCGCCGACGCCGACCGCCTCCTCGACCTCGCTGACGATGCTGACGACCAGGCGGTGGCCGACGCCGCCACCGCGCTCCAGACGCGCCGCCCCGAGCTCTTCGCCGTCGCCCCGGCCGCCGCGATCACGCCGCAGCCCGCGCCGGGCGGTTCCCCGGCCGGTGGGCCGCCGCCGCGCGGCCACAACACCGCCCCCGCCGGATCGGCGGGCTTGGACATGGCCAAGCGACGCGGCTACGTGGCGGCCTGACCGGCCGTCCGGCCTGCCTGACCCGGCAGCGATCCGGGACGGGGACCACGCCCCACCCTTCGTGGACGGCACCACCACCAGGTGAGTGCGTGACCGCCAGCTCCAGAAACGGCGATCACCTCTCGTGACCATCCAGCCGATCACCACCTCGGCGACGTACACCGCCAGCCGCTCGTGGCTCGCCAGCCTGCACGGCACCGACCAGACCGAGACCGTCACCATCGACGCGTCCAAGCTCGTCGCCGGCACCCACTACGTCGCGTCCACCGACTCCACCCAGCCCTACAGCCGCCTGCTGTCCGGCGTGCCGCTCGGCAAGATCACCGCGTCGGGCCTCTACGGCCCCTACGACCCGGCCGCCGTCGACGGCCGCCAGATCCTCGCCGGGCTCGTCTTCGACGAGACACTGTTCGCCCCCGGCCAGCCGAAGATCCCGTGCGCCCTGATGTGGCACGGCGTTGCCCGCGCCTCCAAGATCCCCGGAGGCATCGACACCACCAAGGTCACGCTGACGCCCGCCGGCGGCGCGCTGATCCGGTTCGTGTGACGGGGGCCTGAGCGATGACCATTCAGGACCTCATCAAGGGCGTGTCCGCGAACGACCTCACCACGTTCGCCCGCTCCATCCCCTCCCCGGCGGACTTCCTGCTGACCGGCACGGTGTTCCCCACCCTCGTCACCAACGAGGTGAAGTGGCGGATCAAGCAGAACGGACGGAGGGTCAACACCGCCAAGTACCGGGCGTACGACAGCTCGGTGCCGTTCGCGGACCGCACGGCGTGGGAGACCACGAGGGAAGGCATGCTTCCGCCGCTGGGGCAGAAGCTCATCGTCGGCGAGCAGCAGCAGATCCTCCTGGAGCAGGCCCACGGCGCCGATCAGGACAGGCTGCTGGAGCTGCTGTACGACGACGCTGAGCGGCACATCGAGGCGATCCGCTCCCGCCTCGAACTCGCTGCCGGCGACGTCCTCACGGACGGCAAGTTCACCCTCAACGCCGAGAACGGCCTCACCATCGAGATCGACTTCGGCGTCCCGGCCGGCAACATGCCGACAGCCGCCAAGCCCTGGAGCGACCCGACCTCCGACCCGATCCGCGACGAGCAGACCTGGATCCAGTACCTCGACGACCTCGGCGCACCGGAACCGGAGATGGTGATCACCTCCCGGCGCGCGCTGTCCTACCTGGCGAGCAACAACGCCTACAGGGCCGCGTACTTCGGGAGCGTCAACCCGTCGAACACCCCGACCCAGTCGCTGAACCCTGCCCAGGTCAACACCGTGCGCGCCAACTACGGCCTGCCGCCCGTCACGATCTACAAGGGCCAGGTCAACGTGGACGGTGTCGCCACCAAGGTCCTGCCCGACGACCGGTGGGTCATGCTGCCGCCCAACCGTGAGCGGTGGGGCCAGACCCAGTACGGCGTCA
Coding sequences within:
- a CDS encoding head decoration protein, which gives rise to MTIQPITTSATYTASRSWLASLHGTDQTETVTIDASKLVAGTHYVASTDSTQPYSRLLSGVPLGKITASGLYGPYDPAAVDGRQILAGLVFDETLFAPGQPKIPCALMWHGVARASKIPGGIDTTKVTLTPAGGALIRFV
- a CDS encoding major capsid protein, with translation MTIQDLIKGVSANDLTTFARSIPSPADFLLTGTVFPTLVTNEVKWRIKQNGRRVNTAKYRAYDSSVPFADRTAWETTREGMLPPLGQKLIVGEQQQILLEQAHGADQDRLLELLYDDAERHIEAIRSRLELAAGDVLTDGKFTLNAENGLTIEIDFGVPAGNMPTAAKPWSDPTSDPIRDEQTWIQYLDDLGAPEPEMVITSRRALSYLASNNAYRAAYFGSVNPSNTPTQSLNPAQVNTVRANYGLPPVTIYKGQVNVDGVATKVLPDDRWVMLPPNRERWGQTQYGVTAEALVLSRGTNPEIVKEDAPGIILTRGAQDDPVQIWTKGAAVAMPVLHTPDCHIVATVL